Proteins encoded within one genomic window of Flavobacterium gilvum:
- a CDS encoding M28 family peptidase: MKKNLLLSLLFVNSIVVFAQNKDEQFFKQIYNSALTNSKCYSWLDHLSNDIGSRLSGSAGAEKAVQYTKSQMEKLGFDKVYLQEVMVPKWVRGEKETAYILDDKKKIIVPICALGGSVATPKTGLTAEVVEVHNFDELKALGEDKIKGKIVFYNRPMYDGVIESFDAYSGAVDQRGAGAREASKMGAVGTIVRSMNLRLDDYPHAGAQSYGELPKDKYIPTAAISTNGAELLSKTLKSNPKLKFYFKQSCQQFDDVLSYNVVGELKGTEHPEKIMVVGGHLDSWDLADGSHDDGAGVVQSMEVMNIFRNLNYKPKNTLRVVLFMNEENGNRGGNKYGELAVKNKENHIFALESDSGGFAPRGFSFECDDSSFNKINSWKYLFEPYLIHSFVKGHSGTDIGPLTSEKIVKAGLKPDSQRYFDYHHAANDTFDAVNKRELQLGAGTMAALIYMIDQNGIE; the protein is encoded by the coding sequence ATGAAAAAAAACCTTCTTCTTTCTTTACTTTTTGTAAATAGTATTGTTGTTTTTGCCCAAAATAAAGACGAGCAATTTTTTAAACAAATTTATAACTCTGCATTAACCAATTCGAAATGTTATTCTTGGTTGGATCATTTATCAAATGATATCGGATCCCGTTTATCTGGTTCTGCAGGAGCTGAAAAAGCGGTTCAATATACTAAAAGCCAAATGGAAAAATTGGGTTTTGACAAAGTGTATTTGCAGGAAGTAATGGTGCCAAAATGGGTTCGTGGTGAAAAAGAAACCGCTTATATTCTCGATGACAAAAAGAAAATTATTGTGCCAATTTGTGCATTGGGAGGATCGGTTGCAACTCCAAAAACCGGTTTAACTGCCGAAGTGGTCGAAGTGCATAATTTTGATGAATTGAAAGCTTTGGGTGAAGATAAAATAAAGGGGAAAATTGTATTCTATAACAGACCAATGTATGATGGGGTTATCGAATCCTTTGATGCTTATTCTGGTGCAGTAGATCAACGCGGAGCTGGTGCCAGGGAAGCTTCCAAAATGGGGGCGGTTGGAACTATTGTGCGTTCAATGAATTTACGACTGGATGATTATCCGCACGCTGGAGCGCAAAGTTATGGTGAACTCCCAAAAGACAAATACATTCCAACAGCTGCTATCAGTACAAATGGTGCCGAATTGTTAAGTAAGACTTTAAAAAGTAATCCAAAATTGAAATTCTATTTTAAACAAAGCTGCCAGCAATTTGACGATGTATTGTCATATAATGTTGTGGGAGAGCTAAAAGGAACTGAACATCCTGAAAAGATAATGGTTGTAGGAGGACACCTAGATTCATGGGATTTGGCCGATGGTTCACATGATGATGGAGCAGGAGTTGTTCAAAGCATGGAGGTAATGAATATTTTCAGAAATCTGAATTATAAACCTAAAAACACACTCCGAGTGGTTCTTTTTATGAACGAAGAAAATGGAAATAGAGGCGGAAATAAATACGGAGAATTGGCTGTAAAAAACAAAGAAAACCACATTTTTGCTTTGGAAAGTGATTCGGGTGGATTTGCGCCAAGAGGATTTTCTTTTGAATGTGACGATTCTAGTTTTAATAAAATAAATAGTTGGAAATATCTCTTTGAGCCCTATTTAATACACAGCTTTGTAAAAGGACACTCCGGCACGGATATAGGTCCATTGACTTCTGAAAAAATTGTGAAAGCTGGTTTGAAACCAGATTCGCAACGTTATTTTGATTACCATCATGCTGCAAATGATACATTTGATGCGGTTAACAAAAGAGAGCTACAACTTGGTGCAGGAACAATGGCTGCATTAATTTATATGATAGACCAGAACGGAATTGAATAG